From Halalkalicoccus subterraneus:
ATTGAACGGATTTGCTTCCTAGGAACAATAACTACGGAGTACGTCTCATGGTCCGCGGTCATCATCAAACAGGAATTTGTGACTCTGGTGAGATCGTCCAGAGACGAACTAATCGAGATATCCAGCGCTACAGATGGAGAAGACGGTACCAAACCGACTAGTCTACCTCTCTGGTAGTTATCGGAGACGCCGTACTGAAGACAGTTCCCCCGATACGTCACTTATGACACGAGACGATGACCAAGTCAACCGGAACCGATTCGCGACTATCGCTGTCGGCGCAGCTGAGAACACACCACGTTTCAACCACGGTAGCACGAATGATGTCGTCGCGCCCATCCACCTCTCGAGCACTTTCGAGTGGAGTGGCAGAGACACTACCAACGAACACGAATACTCGCGCGAGAGCAATCCGACACGGGCAGCCCTCGAAAAGCAGGTAGCCCGCCTCGAAGGCGGCGAGCATGGCCTGGCGCTTGCCTCGGGGATGGCCGCTATCTCGACGACGATGCTATCACTGGTCCCGCCGGGAGGTCACCTCGTTTCGTCGGATTCCATCTATGGCGGGACTGAGAAACTCCTCACGAAACTGGTCGCCGGTCACCTCGGTATCGACGTCGAATTCGTCGACGCTCGCGAGCCCGAAAACATTGCCACGGCCGTCGATTCAGATACTGACTTGATCTGGGCGGAGACACCGACGAACCCGCTGATGCGGCTGTGTGATATCCGCTCGATAGCAGACATCGCCAACGATCACGGCGTTCCGTTCGGGGTCGACAACACCTTCGCAAGCCCGTATTTTCAGGCCCCACTCGAACTGGGTGCCGATATCGTCGTTCACAGTACTACCAAGTACCTCAACGGCCACTCGGATTCGATCGGTGGAGCCGTCATCACCGACGACGACGAGATCTTCGAGAAACTGGCATTTTCCCAGCGGATTGGGCTCGGGAACGTGCTTTCGCCCTTTGACTGTTATCTCGTCGCACGAGGCATCAAAACGCTGCCAGCACGGATGAAACACCACCAAGAGAACACGATGGCGGTCGCTCGTCTCCTCAAGGGCCACGACCGAATCACCCGGGTCCACTATCCGGGCCTCGAGAGCCATCCCCAACACGACCTCGCAGCCGAACAGATGTCGGGGTACAGCGGGATGCTGTCCTTCGAGTTCGACGGTTCGCTCACCGAAATCGAGGCGTTCGTTGAAGGGCTCACGGTATTCACCCCCGGGACCAGTCTGGGTGGCGTTGAAAGTCTCGTTGAGGTGCCGTCGCTAATGAACCCCGATCAGGTCAACAACGAATCGGCCACTACGGACATTCCCGAGACCTTGGTCCGGTTGTCAGTCGGCATCGAAGACAGCGACGATCTCTGTGAGGACCTCCGGTCAGCGCTCCCGTAGGCGGACGAATCCCACCCTCCCGACTATCTCGATCCGTAAGCGAGGATACGAATCGCTCCCAAACGAACGAGTTGCATTACCAGTAGCGACGTCTTGGAGTACTCCTCCGCGTTCAATAACCGAAGCGACTCTATTTAATGGTGGTCGAATCAGAAGACCCGTTAATGGTAGCTCCACTCGCTGAACCCGCTGTTCTCGCTGTCGTAAAGGAGACCCTCTATCCGAATCTCAACACTGATTCGGAGCAGTCTGCCGTCACGGAAACCCAGTTTACGACACCTACGTGGGGCGGGTTGATGTGTATACAGGAGTTGTCTGCTGGCTGTTCAGCAATACGACACCATCAATTTTAATACATAAGTTTATCTATAAGAACGTCATGCGTTGGTCACCCGTGCTTCGAACCCACCTGCATCTAGCAATCGTTCGTACTGCGATTTACTGATTCCCGCCTGGCCGAGTTCCGTTGTATGAGCGTCACTTCCACCGGTAAGAAGGAGGTCATGGCGTTCGGTCGCCTGCACGTCGAGATCTGAACTGGATGCGATATTCGGACTCGAATACGGATAGTAACACTCTACTGCGTCGAGTCGAGACGCCAGTTCGAGTACCGCCTCCGGATCGTCGTAGCGGTAGGGATGGGCGAGACTGACCACCCCACAGGTATCGGAGAGCAACTCGACACCCGTTTCGAACGAGGGGATCTCGCGTGGCACGTAACAGGGGCGGCCGTCGGCGATGAGTTCGTCGAACGTCTCCTGATACGAGAGGGCAGTCTGGGGGTGAGAGTCGACCGCACGGGCGATGTGTGGCCGACCGGTGCCGTCGTCGATCCCCATGTCGAGCTCGACCCCCAACTCGCTTTCGACCAGGTCCACGATGCGCCTGGCACGGCTTTTTCGATTTTCCTGAAGACGGTCAAGTTCGTCGCAGAGCGCCGGCGATTCGCTCACACCGTATCCGAGCAGATCGATCCGCTCGTCCAGCGACGCGACCTCGACGCGCAGTTCGATGCCATGGATGACGTCGATACCGTCGATACGCGTCCGCGGAACGTTCAGCTTCGGGTGGAGTCGATCGTGATCCGTAATAGCGACGGCGGAGATACCGGCGTCGGCCGCCGCAGCCGGAATCTCGTCAAGCACCAACTCCCCGTCGGAGTTCGTAGTGTGTACGTGCAGATCCGCATGAATCGAACCCTCCATACTTCATGATCCTCGCCGCTCGGGTTAAGTTCACTGCCGTCGGATGCCGTGTGACCTACCGACGGGGCCGGAAAGTAGTACGTTGTTTGGCACGGGGCGGTCGATCCGATAGGCGGACGCTCGACGGGATCCGCCGTTCAGTTCGAGAGGTAGACCTCCTTGCGGTCCATGATGTTGCGAACGGTCGCGCGAGTGATATCGGCCCGTCGAGCGACGGATCGCTTGCTCTCGCCGGCCTCGACCTCCTCAATGACGGCCAAGGCGGTCTCGTAGTCCTCGTTCGGGACAAGGGTGCCGTTTCCGTCGCTGTCGAACCCGAACGGGGGACGCCCGACGTGTTTCCCCTCGGCCCGCGCCGCGGCGATACCCTCCTTGGTCCGCCGACTGTTCATCGCCGTTTCGAGTTCCGCGGCGATGCCGAGTGCGCGGAGCATCGTATGGTCGTCCGCATCCTCGGAACCCGATGCCGAGGCGCTGATCCGGAGACCGGATTCGACGATGTGGACCGCAACGCCGCGTTCGACGAGTCGCGTGACGCGGTCGTAGAGGTCACGCATGTTCAGGGCGATCCGCGAGGCATCGCGGACGATCACGCGTTCGATGTCGCCCTTATCGGCGAGGTTGAACAGCTCCTGGTCGCTCGAGGAGGGTGCGTTCCGAGCCTGTAACGCGGTATCCGACAGTACCATGACCTCTGCCGGATCGAGATTCAGTGCCGTCGTCGCGTAGTCGAGTGCCACCTCCTGCTGTTCCTCCTCCGAGCCTATCGCCGCCGTATCGCGGATGTAGATGGCCGTCGTTTCGTTGACCATTGAGCCGTTCGTCAGAGGATGAGAATTCCGATGTAATGTACCTTACGGGTGGTCTCGCGCCCACGTACGCTCGATTGGAGCGGAATTCGAACGGCTCTCCGACCCTCATGGCGGAAAGGTAGCTAATTCTACCATGGGAGAAACTCCCCTATTTACCCCGAATGTGAAAGCCTTGCGTTTTTCCGGCTTGCAGAAGTGGGTTTATCCAGTCGATCCCTCGCCTGGGGGTAATCGATCCCACGGATGTCGGGATACGAGAATCCCCGAGGGAAAAGGGTCGACAAATGAACACGGCTCATGATGAAAGCACAAACGACGGATCCCGGCCGTCAGTTCCGCTGGCATGCCGGCTCAGAGGGCGAACCGATGGAGGGTGTTCGATGAGCCTCGAGGACCCGCTATCCGCTCCTCATGACCGAGCCCAGCGGAAGTATGAACGGGTAAGAGACGGGGTCGTACCGGAGGAGAAACGGTCGATCCTATCGGAACACCGGGCCGACGACTTCGACAGCGTCCTGCTGATCGCGTCGGCGTCAAGGGGGGGTAGTAGCCTCCTGTTCGACACCCTCCGGTACCACGAGGGGACGTGCAGTCCCGATGGCGAACACGGCAAGTGGTACACCTTCAATGGGATCTGTTACCCGACGTTCGACTCGGACCGAGTTCGCGCGGAATTCGAGTCGTTCGATCGGGAGAAGCTCCTCACGAACCTGCTCGCGGATGTCGGTGCGACCGAGGCGTCCGGCGACCGGACCCACCGCGTGGACAACGCGCTCGTCCGGCTTCCGCTACAGTTCCCGGACCGGGAGCTTCCCTACGGGCGGATGCGCGAGCGGTTGCTCGACGGAGCCTCGCTCGACGAGGTGCTCGACTCGGTCGGGATCTCGCCGACCCACTACGACGCGTTCGCCGACGGGGACGCCGACGAGGCGATGGAAGACGAGGCGATCGAGGAGCGGCCGTTCATCAGCTCCCACGATCACAAGCGCGGGTTGGTCGAGGAGGACTTCGAGCGGACGCTCGTGTTGAAGACGAGCGTCGACGCCTACCGGCTCCCCTGGATCAGAGAACAGCTGTTTCCCGAGACGGACGTCGACATAGTCCATCTGACGCGCAACCCCGCGGCCTCGATCAACGGGCTGTATGACGGCTGGCGGCTCAACCGGGGGTTTCAGACGTACGACGTCGGCGAACTCGATCTCGAGGACTACGACGGCTCGCTGTGGAACTACGACCTCCCACCGGGCTGGTTCAGGGACGGTCGACTGATCGACGTCTGCCTGAAACAGTGGACACAGGCCCACCGGCACGTCCTCGACGGACGCGAAGCGTTCGACGACGTCCTCAGAGTTCGTTTCGAGGACCTGCTTACCGAGACCGAATCCACGGTCGAGAGAGTCGTCGAGTTCGCGGACCTCGGCGACTCGTCGCTGCTCGCGGAGAACGTCGACGACCTCAACCAGGTGATGACGACGAAGGAGCCTGAGCGCGCCCGCTGGCGGAACCGCGAGGAGCTCGTGCATGGCGCGCTCGACCGGGCCGACGAGCCCTTCGAGGGCGTCGTCGAGGAGCTCGGGTACACGGAGGAATCCGAATGGATCTGACCGAGACGGCGGCGTACCACGGCTCGTCGTACTCCCACCGGGAGAGTCCGGCGAGCGGCGACTACCGGGGAAGGCTCGAAACGGCGTTCCTCTGTACGCTCGCGGGGGAGCCCGACGCGGAGCCCGACGAATACCAATTCCTCGAGACGCCGGACGTCGAGGCGTTCAACGAGGAGATCCGGGCGTACCGCGATCTCCTCGAGGACCATGGGACCGAAACGGTCGTCGCCGAATCGGCGTACCCGAACGCGACCTACACCGCGGACGCGTACCTCGGGTTCGGCGGCGACTTCTACCTCTCGCGGATGGCCTCGGACGTGCGGAGACGCGAGGAACCGGACCGCTTTGCGTTCGCCCACGAGTGCGGCTACGACCCGGTCGTTCCGTTCCCGGCCGACGAGTACTTCGAGATCAGCAACGCGATCCCGTCGAACGACGGACTGGTCCTCGGCGTCGGACAGCGCGGAACCGATCGGGCGGCGCGGCGACTCGCCGAGGCCGTCGACTGCGAGACGACGATCGTCGGAATCGGCGACGACGTACAGCACCTGATGGGCGCGCTCCGCCCGTTGCCCGATGGCCGCGCGGCGGTTCGCCCCGGGAAGATTGAGGAGTACGGAGAACTCGAACAGTGCTACGACGGCTTCCTCGAGTTCGACGAGACCGAGGAGATCGTCGAGAAACAAGCGATGAATTTCACGATCGCGGCAGACGGTACGATACTCATGCCTAACGACACACCCAACGCGGAGACGAAGCTAGCCGAACAGTACGACGTCGAAACGACCAGTGTCGAAGAGATCCGAACAGGAGCGGGTGGACTGGCCTGTCTCACGGGGAGGGTCGACTGATGGCTGGAGAAACCACCTGGCTCTTCGGTCTGCCGTGCTCGGGCAAGACGACCCTCGCCGAGGGGCTGGTCGGCCCGAACACGGTCCATCTCGACGGCGACTACCTCCGCGAGACGCTCAACGCCGATCTGGGCTTCTCGAAGGAGGACCGAACCGAGAACCTCCGGCGTGCCGCCGGTGTCGCCCAAGCGCTCAACGAACAGGGCTTCGACGTCGTCGCATCGTTCATCACGCCCTATCGGTCCCAGCGTGAATTGATCGCCGAGAAGGTCGAGAACGTTTCGTTCATCCACGTCAACACACCCGTCGAAGTCTGCGAGGAACGGGACGTCAAAGGGATGTACGAGCAGGCCCGTGAGGGCGAGATCGAGGGCTTCACTGGCGTCGACGACCCCTTCGAGGAGCCCGCGAACGGCGAGGAGGTCGCCCTGGAGGTGCGCACGGCGACCCAGTCATCCGAGGCGACGATCAAGGAGATCAACGACGAACTCGGCGTCAAGTTCGACCCGAGTCACATCTTCATCGGCCGGTGGCAGCCGCTGCACGACGGCCACCGGACGATCATCGACTCGGCCGCGGACAACGGCAAGGACGTCGTGATCGCGATCCGCGACACCGAACTCAGCGAGAAGAACCCGCTGACCGCTCAGGAGCGCCAGGAGCTCATCGAGGAGGTCTACGAGGACCACCCGAACGTCGAGACGATGATCATCCCGGACGTCGACACCGTCGCCATTGGTCGGGACGTCGGCTACTCGGTCGTCTCGGTGCCCGAAGAGGTCGCCGAGATCAGCGGCACCGATACCCGCGCGGAGTACGAGAAGAGCGAACTCCTCGAAGGCAAGCACTTCGCGGACTGAGTTCCCATGGTATCGAACACCGCGGACCGCGACCGCGTCGCACTCGCGTTTTCGGGAGGACTGGATACGACCGTCTGTGTCCCGTTGCTCGAGGAGGAGTATGGCTACGACGAGGTGATCGGCGTCACCGTCGACGTCGGCCAGCCAGAGGAGGAATTCGAGGAGGCAGAGGAGACCGCGGAGGCACTCGGGCTCGAGAACCACGTCGTCGATGCGAAATCGGAGTTCGCCAGGACCTGCTTCGACGCCGTGCGCGCCAACGCGACCTACCAGGGCTATCCACTGGGAACGGCACTGGCCCGTCCGGTCATCGCCCAGGTCATCCTCGAGACCGCCGAGGAACTGGGATGTTCGGCGCTCGCCCACGGTTCGACGGGCAAGGGCAACGACCAGCTTCGGTTCGAGGCGGTCTGGCGCGGCTCGGACATGGAGGTCATCGCGCCCGTCCGCGAACTCGGATTAACCCGCGAGTGGGAGACCGAATACGCCGCTGAGCGCGACCTCCCGGTCGAGGGTGGCGACGAGGGGACGTACAGCATCGACACGAACCTCTGGAGCCGCTCGATCGAAGGGGGACAGTTAGAGGAGCCGAGTTACGTCCCCGGCGAGGAGATCTACGAGTGGACACAGGCCCCTAACGAGGAGACTGACCACCTGGAGATTACATTCGAGGAGGGATACCCCGTCGCAGTAAATGGAACGGAGATGGATGGTGTCGAACTGATCGAGCATCTGAACGAACTCGCGGGTGCCCACGGCGTCGGTCGGACCGACCTGATGGAAGACCGCATGCTCGGGCTGAAAGTCAGGGAGAACTACGAGCATCCCGCAGCGACGGTGCTGTTGAATGCCCACGAAGCGTTGGAGGAGCTCGTGCTCACGAAGGACGAGCGCTCGTTCAAGCGACAGGTCGACCAGCAGTGGGCCGAGAACGCCTATCAGGGCCTCGTGGACGCCCCGCTCGTCGAGGGCCTCGAAGCGTTCGTCGACACGACGAACGAACACGCGACCGGTACGGTCACGATGAAGCTCGAAGGCGGGCGGGCCCGACCGATCGGGCGCGAGAGCGAGTACGCGGTTTACTCCGCCGAAGCGGCCTCGTTCAACACCGAGACGGTCGGCGACATCACGCAGGCCGACGCGACCGGTGTCGCGAAGTACCACGGCTTCCAGGACCGCTTGGCGAACACGATCCGCGAGCGAGCCATGGAGCGGGCGAGCGCGGAAGTCGCGGCCGATGGCGGCGACGACGAATCGACTACCCGAAACGAGTGATAATTGTCAGTGAATTCCGGAGTACCGGAATTCGCTGTACTCTCTCGCTGTCAAAGCTATGAACGTCTACGACGGATTGCTCGCAGCCATGCCGGCCTCAGTTGCTGGTGGTGCGATCGTTGGCTGGTTGGGAGCCGTTTCAATCACTGTTGGCCTTTTCGCTGGTAGCGTGCTCGCGGGCGTCCTCGTGTTCGTTTCGCTGTGGGTTGTTCCCCCGACCGCATAATGCTCATCAACCGAAGCTGAACCGATAAGTGTAGAAATCACTCACATGCGAAAGGACATTCCAGAGTCGCCGATAGTAATTGGACGTACTCACACCTAAGTGGGGAACAGTGATATTTGTCCCGTTGGGATTGTTAAGCGATTCGGCAATAGTTCGAACTGTCCGTGTCTCAGTCGACTCTTGGAAGCAATTAACGTACGCGATACCAACTCAAAGAGCTGTTTTCACAGAAGAGAGTCAATACTTGTAAAACAATAACCGTTCGGTAGCTACCAATGTTACACAAGATCCCGATACCACCATTCGCTATAAGCCACTTGCGCTCGGTAAGGGACCACGAACACAAATCTCCACGCTACCTTTATATCACGCTACACCGTAGCACAATTGCTGGCGGAGTACCTATCGCCGATTGGCGAACGGGCACCTTACGGAAAATATTGTTCGAGAGCGACTGCCGTTTAGGTGGACATGTTGCCACGCGTCCAGCCAGGGTCGTGTCCGGTGCGGTCTATGAGATCAGACCGACACGCTGGACAGTAGTCAGGGGTGACCGATTCACCTCGGGGAACGTACACTGCGCCGCCACACTTCACACATGCATCCGCGACGATGGTCGTGCAGTCCGCACAGACGCTGAAGTGGTCAACCGTGAGTTCACGCAGGGGTTCGAGTTGTTTATCGAGGAGATACTCGTCGATGACTGTCTGGCAGTTCTGGCATGGTTTCATGACGATGCATATTATACCTCGTGATCGCATGGTAAATACTTGCCCCGGAGCCAAACTGACTTCCGAAATCCGAACGAACTGTACACGCGGCCAACTGTTCTAACGTACGTACTAAAACAAGAGTAGTGGTATCGCGACACTCGGAAGTGTTATCAGTCGCCGGAGACTACACTTGTTTGTAATGGCAAACGGAACGGTTGATTTCTTCAACGATACTGGCGGCTACGGTTTCATTTCGACTGACGACGGCGACCTCGACGACGACGAAGACGTCTTCTTCCACATGGAGGATGT
This genomic window contains:
- a CDS encoding recombinase family protein, translated to MVNETTAIYIRDTAAIGSEEEQQEVALDYATTALNLDPAEVMVLSDTALQARNAPSSSDQELFNLADKGDIERVIVRDASRIALNMRDLYDRVTRLVERGVAVHIVESGLRISASASGSEDADDHTMLRALGIAAELETAMNSRRTKEGIAAARAEGKHVGRPPFGFDSDGNGTLVPNEDYETALAVIEEVEAGESKRSVARRADITRATVRNIMDRKEVYLSN
- a CDS encoding argininosuccinate synthase, with product MVSNTADRDRVALAFSGGLDTTVCVPLLEEEYGYDEVIGVTVDVGQPEEEFEEAEETAEALGLENHVVDAKSEFARTCFDAVRANATYQGYPLGTALARPVIAQVILETAEELGCSALAHGSTGKGNDQLRFEAVWRGSDMEVIAPVRELGLTREWETEYAAERDLPVEGGDEGTYSIDTNLWSRSIEGGQLEEPSYVPGEEIYEWTQAPNEETDHLEITFEEGYPVAVNGTEMDGVELIEHLNELAGAHGVGRTDLMEDRMLGLKVRENYEHPAATVLLNAHEALEELVLTKDERSFKRQVDQQWAENAYQGLVDAPLVEGLEAFVDTTNEHATGTVTMKLEGGRARPIGRESEYAVYSAEAASFNTETVGDITQADATGVAKYHGFQDRLANTIRERAMERASAEVAADGGDDESTTRNE
- a CDS encoding sulfotransferase family protein — translated: MSLEDPLSAPHDRAQRKYERVRDGVVPEEKRSILSEHRADDFDSVLLIASASRGGSSLLFDTLRYHEGTCSPDGEHGKWYTFNGICYPTFDSDRVRAEFESFDREKLLTNLLADVGATEASGDRTHRVDNALVRLPLQFPDRELPYGRMRERLLDGASLDEVLDSVGISPTHYDAFADGDADEAMEDEAIEERPFISSHDHKRGLVEEDFERTLVLKTSVDAYRLPWIREQLFPETDVDIVHLTRNPAASINGLYDGWRLNRGFQTYDVGELDLEDYDGSLWNYDLPPGWFRDGRLIDVCLKQWTQAHRHVLDGREAFDDVLRVRFEDLLTETESTVERVVEFADLGDSSLLAENVDDLNQVMTTKEPERARWRNREELVHGALDRADEPFEGVVEELGYTEESEWI
- a CDS encoding PHP domain-containing protein, with product MEGSIHADLHVHTTNSDGELVLDEIPAAAADAGISAVAITDHDRLHPKLNVPRTRIDGIDVIHGIELRVEVASLDERIDLLGYGVSESPALCDELDRLQENRKSRARRIVDLVESELGVELDMGIDDGTGRPHIARAVDSHPQTALSYQETFDELIADGRPCYVPREIPSFETGVELLSDTCGVVSLAHPYRYDDPEAVLELASRLDAVECYYPYSSPNIASSSDLDVQATERHDLLLTGGSDAHTTELGQAGISKSQYERLLDAGGFEARVTNA
- a CDS encoding trans-sulfuration enzyme family protein, which gives rise to MTRDDDQVNRNRFATIAVGAAENTPRFNHGSTNDVVAPIHLSSTFEWSGRDTTNEHEYSRESNPTRAALEKQVARLEGGEHGLALASGMAAISTTMLSLVPPGGHLVSSDSIYGGTEKLLTKLVAGHLGIDVEFVDAREPENIATAVDSDTDLIWAETPTNPLMRLCDIRSIADIANDHGVPFGVDNTFASPYFQAPLELGADIVVHSTTKYLNGHSDSIGGAVITDDDEIFEKLAFSQRIGLGNVLSPFDCYLVARGIKTLPARMKHHQENTMAVARLLKGHDRITRVHYPGLESHPQHDLAAEQMSGYSGMLSFEFDGSLTEIEAFVEGLTVFTPGTSLGGVESLVEVPSLMNPDQVNNESATTDIPETLVRLSVGIEDSDDLCEDLRSALP
- the cysC gene encoding adenylyl-sulfate kinase, whose protein sequence is MAGETTWLFGLPCSGKTTLAEGLVGPNTVHLDGDYLRETLNADLGFSKEDRTENLRRAAGVAQALNEQGFDVVASFITPYRSQRELIAEKVENVSFIHVNTPVEVCEERDVKGMYEQAREGEIEGFTGVDDPFEEPANGEEVALEVRTATQSSEATIKEINDELGVKFDPSHIFIGRWQPLHDGHRTIIDSAADNGKDVVIAIRDTELSEKNPLTAQERQELIEEVYEDHPNVETMIIPDVDTVAIGRDVGYSVVSVPEEVAEISGTDTRAEYEKSELLEGKHFAD
- a CDS encoding DUF7571 family protein; this translates as MKPCQNCQTVIDEYLLDKQLEPLRELTVDHFSVCADCTTIVADACVKCGGAVYVPRGESVTPDYCPACRSDLIDRTGHDPGWTRGNMST
- a CDS encoding cold-shock protein, which produces MANGTVDFFNDTGGYGFISTDDGDLDDDEDVFFHMEDVGGEDLTEGTEVEFDIESSPKGPRAANVVRQ